The following proteins are co-located in the Paludibaculum fermentans genome:
- a CDS encoding matrixin family metalloprotease: protein MRMRSWAAAAGLALIFGTLAPAYYHWVRFQAGGAPYTPVYAHYDLNALQNKTVPFFISDNGPTQMASGDSFAAVISQIRSAAAVWNGVGTSDIKLSFGGLFTAGTQMNAPGIQVQFSDEIPPGMIAYGVPTIANDAVQSPNGPFYPITGAVLMLRKSMSADRPSWAESFFLPVVHEFGHTLGLQHTWTSSVMSTEVTRTTTKSKPLGLDDIAGISVLYPNDKFKATTGVITGRVSMGGAGVNLASVVALAPNRQAISALTYPDGTYRIEGVPAGTYYVYAHSLPPAVQGEIQPVNVILPTDPSGSLMPVGAFDLAFAPGTSNPQQPYQVAAGQSTDGVNVAVNPRPSVTLFGVQTYSYFYYGENNSKYTAVKPATLLLGKTIGRTVLAGNGLPMNGVGLTVSSINGFETVTTSPYTSQFLIADLRLNPASSEGPRHLRFDYNGESYILPSGVQFMQQLPPAIQSVTQNADRTLTLTGANLGASTTVWVDGVSAKIVSAQDGKLVIAPPPAQAGYRAVLAAFNPDGQSSLFIYGVDSPAYVYDTPALAQINVAPTAVPAGTETIVEINGVNTSFDNWLPSLGIGSSDVTVRQVYTMNGTKAVATITISPQATAGPAALTVSSGLLLSNVTGGFQILPNSKPLYVAASAMTGGIYSGGQAVLPMVNLANARPTTVTAVLTDRTGNDRIAQAYVTPNNTITVQIPDGFPLGPAIVKLVVDGVSALPTVVQVDQQPPSILAVQSILGTMVAASAGAHPGDTLQLLVLNLGDGVSAIDPSRITVTSPGIADHSVQSVIVNPAVLGSYLVQFSLSTSTPVSSSLPLVVSIDGRTSPAFYVTVSK from the coding sequence ATGAGAATGCGGAGTTGGGCGGCAGCGGCGGGTTTGGCCCTGATCTTCGGTACGTTGGCACCGGCCTACTACCATTGGGTCCGGTTCCAGGCGGGCGGCGCTCCTTATACCCCGGTCTACGCGCACTACGACCTGAACGCTCTACAAAACAAGACGGTTCCGTTCTTTATCTCTGACAATGGCCCGACTCAGATGGCCAGCGGAGACAGTTTTGCGGCCGTCATCAGCCAGATCCGCTCCGCCGCGGCTGTCTGGAACGGAGTCGGCACGTCCGACATCAAACTCTCCTTCGGCGGGCTCTTCACGGCGGGGACACAGATGAACGCACCGGGCATCCAGGTGCAGTTCTCCGACGAGATTCCTCCAGGGATGATCGCTTACGGCGTCCCGACCATCGCCAATGATGCGGTGCAGAGCCCCAACGGGCCGTTCTACCCGATCACCGGCGCTGTCCTGATGCTGCGCAAATCCATGTCGGCCGACCGTCCGAGTTGGGCCGAATCGTTCTTCCTGCCGGTCGTCCACGAGTTTGGACATACGCTCGGCCTGCAACACACCTGGACCTCCAGCGTGATGTCGACCGAAGTGACGCGCACCACGACCAAGAGCAAGCCGCTCGGGTTGGATGACATAGCGGGCATCTCGGTCCTGTACCCCAACGACAAGTTTAAAGCGACCACAGGCGTGATCACGGGCCGCGTGAGCATGGGCGGAGCCGGCGTGAATCTGGCTTCGGTCGTCGCCCTGGCTCCGAACCGCCAGGCCATCAGCGCCTTGACGTATCCCGACGGAACTTACCGGATTGAGGGCGTGCCGGCCGGCACCTACTATGTCTACGCGCATAGCCTGCCGCCAGCCGTCCAGGGCGAGATCCAGCCCGTCAACGTGATTCTGCCGACGGATCCTTCCGGGTCCCTGATGCCGGTGGGCGCCTTCGACCTCGCTTTCGCGCCCGGCACCTCCAACCCGCAGCAGCCCTATCAGGTGGCCGCCGGCCAGTCGACCGATGGCGTGAACGTCGCAGTGAATCCGCGACCCAGTGTAACCCTCTTCGGCGTACAGACTTACAGCTACTTCTACTACGGCGAGAACAACAGCAAGTACACGGCGGTTAAGCCGGCGACGCTGCTGTTGGGCAAGACGATCGGCCGCACTGTTCTAGCCGGCAATGGGTTGCCGATGAATGGAGTGGGCCTCACCGTCTCGTCCATCAACGGGTTCGAAACGGTCACTACGTCGCCGTACACCTCGCAGTTCCTCATCGCCGACCTGCGGTTGAATCCCGCCTCGTCCGAGGGCCCCCGTCATCTTCGCTTCGACTACAACGGGGAGAGCTATATTCTTCCCTCAGGCGTCCAGTTTATGCAGCAACTGCCGCCGGCCATCCAAAGCGTGACCCAGAATGCCGACAGGACTCTCACCCTGACCGGCGCCAACCTGGGCGCCTCGACAACGGTTTGGGTGGATGGCGTGAGTGCGAAGATTGTATCGGCCCAGGATGGCAAGCTGGTCATCGCTCCGCCGCCGGCGCAGGCCGGCTACCGTGCAGTGTTGGCGGCTTTCAATCCCGACGGCCAGAGCTCGCTGTTCATCTACGGCGTCGACTCTCCTGCCTATGTGTATGACACACCGGCACTTGCCCAGATCAACGTGGCACCCACCGCAGTCCCCGCGGGCACTGAGACGATCGTCGAAATCAATGGCGTGAACACCAGTTTCGACAACTGGCTGCCCAGCTTGGGCATTGGTTCGAGCGATGTGACGGTACGCCAGGTCTACACGATGAATGGGACCAAAGCGGTGGCCACGATCACCATTTCCCCGCAGGCGACGGCGGGTCCGGCAGCGCTCACGGTGAGCAGCGGCCTGTTGCTGAGCAATGTGACTGGCGGGTTCCAGATTCTGCCGAACTCCAAGCCCCTGTACGTGGCCGCATCCGCGATGACGGGTGGCATCTACTCCGGCGGGCAGGCCGTGCTCCCGATGGTCAATCTCGCGAATGCGAGACCGACGACGGTCACGGCTGTGCTGACTGACCGCACAGGCAACGACCGGATCGCGCAAGCTTACGTCACTCCGAATAATACGATTACGGTACAGATTCCCGACGGCTTCCCGCTGGGTCCGGCCATCGTGAAACTGGTTGTGGACGGCGTCAGCGCGTTGCCCACAGTGGTGCAAGTGGATCAGCAGCCGCCTAGCATTTTGGCGGTGCAATCGATTCTCGGCACCATGGTGGCCGCTTCGGCTGGTGCCCATCCGGGCGACACGCTGCAGTTGCTGGTGCTGAACCTGGGCGACGGCGTTTCGGCCATCGATCCCAGCCGGATCACGGTGACTTCCCCTGGGATCGCCGATCACAGCGTACAGTCCGTGATCGTGAATCCCGCCGTGCTGGGCAGCTATCTGGTGCAGTTCTCGCTGTCGACATCAACACCGGTCTCGAGTTCCCTGCCCCTGGTGGTCTCGATCGACGGACGGACCTCGCCGGCGTTCTACGTGACGGTCAGCAAGTAG